One Mugil cephalus isolate CIBA_MC_2020 chromosome 10, CIBA_Mcephalus_1.1, whole genome shotgun sequence genomic window carries:
- the LOC125014789 gene encoding zona pellucida sperm-binding protein 4-like yields MAVKLIFACLLAVALLGRLADAQYSEQPQSPHIPPKMPVAQQPLQPTETFHTCEVADHYKIQCGAPNVSASDCESINCCFDGRKCYYGKSVTLQCTKDGQFIVVVARDATLPSIDLESITFFENDESCRAVGTTSAFVIYQFPVTACGTVMMEEAGVIIYENGMSSLYEVAIGPYGAITRDSHYQLLVQCRYVGATVEALVSEVSQAPPLPHVAAPGPLRVDLRLANGQCAVKGCVEEEEAYRSFYEESNYPVTKTLRDPVYIEIQMLERTDPNLALNLGRCWTTSDPYPHSLPQWDLLIDG; encoded by the exons ATGGCAGTGAAGCTGATTTTTGCTTGCCTTCTGGCTGTAGCCCTACTTGGCCGCCTGGCAGATGCTCAATATTCGGAGCAGCCTCAGAGTCCACACATTCCCCCCAAAATGCCCGTAGCTCagcagcccctgcagcccacagaaaCATTCCACACTTGTGAAGTGGCAGACCACTACAAGATACAATGTGGCGCTCCCAACGTCTCTGCTTCAGACTGCGAGTCTATAAACTGCTGCTTCGATGGACGCAAGTGCTATTATGGCAAATCTG TGACTCTTCAGTGCACCAAGGATGGTCAGTTCATCGTGGTGGTGGCCAGAGATGCCACCCTGCCCAGCATAGACTTGGagtcaattacattttttgaaaATGACGAAAGCTGCAGGGCTGTTGGGACCACTTCAGCTTTTGTCATCTACCAGTTCCCTGTCACTGCCTGTGGCACCGTCATGATG GAGGAGGCTGGTGTTATAATCTATGAGAACGGGATGTCCTCCTTATACGAAGTGGCCATTGGACCTTACGGGGCCATCACCAGGGACAGCCACTATCA GCTGCTTGTCCAGTGCAGATATGTTGGGGCAACAGTTGAAGCTTTGGTCTCTGAGGTCAGTCAGGCTCCTCCACTACCCCATGTTGCAGCTCCAGGACCCCTACGTGTGGACCTCAGGTTAGCCAACGGACAGTGTGCTGTCAAGGGTTGTGTCGAAG aggaggaggcctACCGTAGCTTTTATGAGGAATCAAACTACCCCGTCACAAAGACACTCAGGGATCCTGTTTacattgaaattcaaatgctgGAGAGGACAGATCCCAACCTTGCCCTGAATCTTGGAAGATGCTGGACAACGTCTGACCCCTACCCTCACAGTCTTCCGCAGTGGGACTTGCTGATTGATGGGTAA